The Teredinibacter sp. KSP-S5-2 genome includes a window with the following:
- a CDS encoding regulatory protein RecX — protein sequence MTKDQQASLYNAALALLARREHSSSEIKIKLKRKFSSSDELIDKIIYTLIDQGYLSDERFAEAYIRSRARKGFGPVRITQELNEKGVSSEVISRGFDETDWDWNATAQDVLRKKYKSEPQDFKEKMKQQNFLRYRGFDLDSISSCFD from the coding sequence GCTGGCCCTGCTTGCGCGGCGCGAGCATTCCTCTTCTGAAATCAAAATAAAACTGAAACGTAAGTTCTCTTCGAGTGACGAACTGATTGATAAAATCATTTATACGCTCATCGACCAGGGATACTTAAGTGACGAGCGTTTTGCTGAGGCCTATATTCGCAGTCGAGCTCGAAAAGGATTTGGGCCCGTTCGCATTACTCAAGAACTAAACGAAAAAGGCGTATCTTCCGAAGTCATTTCCCGTGGGTTTGATGAAACGGATTGGGATTGGAATGCAACCGCTCAGGATGTTCTGCGGAAAAAGTACAAATCCGAACCGCAAGACTTCAAAGAAAAAATGAAACAGCAGAATTTCTTAAGGTACAGAGGTTTCGATTTGGATAGCATTTCAAGCTGTTTTGATTAA